In Musa acuminata AAA Group cultivar baxijiao chromosome BXJ2-8, Cavendish_Baxijiao_AAA, whole genome shotgun sequence, one genomic interval encodes:
- the LOC103995715 gene encoding probable peroxidase 61 has protein sequence MWCSRERLLVLVVLGLWATCSHVAEGGTKLPLNGLVLHYYSKNTQCTKAEKLITGAVRKAWVNDRSITPALLRVVYSDCFIRGCDASILLDGKGSEKEAPQNAGLRGFDVIDAIKHKLESKCPGVVSCADILHLATRDAVALAGGWKYPVFTGRRDGYESDAKMVDLPPPSISWDDALSYFKSRGLDVLDLGTLLGAHTMGVTHCRYVHDRIYNFNDTGLPDDLMDCRFARQLAKTCPYRYAPDQPDPTVFLNPHSGGNFTFESSYYSRVLDNQAVLGIDQQFLASKDGVRIASEFAYEFDDFSRYFALAISRMGSIGVLTGSKGEIRRNCRFTNAHYPKSK, from the exons ATGTGGTGCAGCAGAGAGCGGCTTCTAGTGCTCGTGGTGCTCGGCTTATGGGCGACGTGCTCGCACGTAGCGGAGGGCGGCACCAAGTTGCCTTTGAATGGCCTGGTGCTCCATTACTACAGTAAGAATACGCAGTGCACCAAGGCAGAGAAGCTGATAACGGGAGCGGTTCGCAAGGCGTGGGTGAACGACCGGTCCATTACTCCCGCTCTCCTCCGCGTCGTCTACTCCGACTGCTTCATTAGG GGTTGTGACGCTTCGATTCTATTGGATGGGAAGGGATCGGAGAAGGAGGCACCACAGAACGCGGGATTGAGGGGGTTTGACGTCATCGACGCGATCAAGCATAAGTTGGAGTCCAAATGCCCCGGCGTTGTGTCGTGCGCCGACATACTCCACCTCGCCACCAGGGATGCAGTGGCATTG GCAGGAGGATGGAAGTACCCAGTCTTCACCGGAAGAAGGGACGGGTATGAATCGGATGCGAAGATGGTTGACCTGCCACCACCCTCCATCTCTTGGGATGATGCCCTCTCATATTTCAAGTCTCGCGGTCTCGATGTGCTCGATCTTGGGACTCTCCTAG GTGCTCACACCATGGGAGTGACTCACTGCCGGTACGTCCACGACAGGATCTACAACTTCAACGACACAGGACTGCCCGACGACCTGATGGACTGCAGGTTCGCAAGACAACTAGCGAAGACGTGCCCATACAGGTACGCACCGGACCAACCCGATCCGACCGTGTTCCTAAACCCACACTCCGGCGGCAACTTCACCTTCGAGAGCTCCTACTACTCCCGGGTGCTCGACAACCAAGCCGTGCTCGGGATAGATCAGCAGTTCCTCGCATCCAAGGATGGCGTGCGCATCGCCAGCGAGTTCGCTTACGAGTTCGACGACTTCAGCCGCTACTTCGCCCTGGCCATCAGCCGGATGGGCAGCATCGGGGTGTTGACCGGAAGTAAGGGGGAGATAAGGCGTAACTGCAGGTTCACGAATGCTCATTACCCGAAGTCCAAGTGA
- the LOC135618284 gene encoding protein IQ-DOMAIN 14-like: MGKKSSWFSVIKRAFTSSSRDKFVDARVQIQGSEKKLTKEKKRWPFGKSKHGEINSFIPLQREPSSIEKILEDAESEQQQQDGVHSRPSKKVQQSIPAARKQTMIPNYAHISAIKIQAAYRGHQARRSYHTLKGLMRLQRAMRGQNVKRQTMNTMRCMQMLVRVQLQIRANRLQMMESRSLQLHKTSPKCEKDTESNFGKWSAAHQTEEGREEWDDSVLTREALEARMRNKVEAVIKRERALAYAYTHQLLKVTPRSAEAMLTGLRSGSAPWWWTWLESQHPSSDNPEPAPPVRAPRPQTPRSPAAIRPRATPGPRRPHRGHYTRLRPADADDASLTSCPTFAVPNYMAPTASAKAKVRNDRAFVSVQEPKKKRFSFGLGQSIGSLFAGKETISGGGCCGSKSTGRQGRHRSTQSVGGMSVDSIVSLPVGAVAGRRSSFI; the protein is encoded by the exons ATGGGCAAGAAATCAAGTTGGTTTTCTGTTATAAAAAGAGCATTCACTTCAAGCTCCAGGGATAAATTTGTTGATGCAAGAGTTCAGATCCAA GGTTCAGAGAAGAAACTCACAAAGGAGAAGAAAAGGTGGCCTTTTGGAAAATCCAAGCATGGTGAAATCAATTCCTTCATTCCCCTGCAGAGAGAACCAAGCAGCATCGAGAAGATCTTGGAAGATGCTGAGagtgagcagcagcagcaggacggAGTGCACTCAAGGCCATCCAAGAAGGTTCAACAATCTATACCAGCTGCAAGAAAACAAACAATGATCCCAAACTACGCTCATATTTCAGCAATCAAGATTCAAGCAGCCTATAGAGGTCATCAG GCTCGGCGGAGCTACCACACACTGAAGGGGCTAATGAGACTTCAAAGAGCCATGAGAGGGCAGAATGTGAAGCGCCAGACGATGAACACAATGAGATGCATGCAGATGCTTGTTCGAGTACAGCTGCAGATACGAGCTAATAGGCTGCAGATGATGGAGAGCAGAAGTCTTCAACTCCACAAGACTTCACCAAAGTGTGAGAAGGACACGGAGAGCAACTTCGGCAAGTGGAGTGCTGCTCACCAA ACTGAAGAAGGCCGTGAAGAATGGGATGATAGCGTTCTCACAAGAGAGGCTCTGGAAGCAAGGATGCGGAACAAGGTGGAGGCAGTCATCAAGAGGGAGAGGGCATTGGCGTATGCTTACACCCACCAG CTACTGAAGGTGACGCCCAGGTCGGCCGAGGCCATGCTGACCGGCCTCCGCTCCGGCAGCGCACCCTGGTGGTGGACATGGCTCGAGAGCCAACACCCCTCCTCCGACAACCCCGAACCAGCGCCGCCCGTCCGAGCGCCGCGTCCTCAAACGCCGCGCTCGCCGGCCGCCATACGTCCCAGAGCCACACCCGGCCCCCGCCGGCCGCACCGCGGCCACTACACGCGCCTGAGGCCCGCGGACGCCGACGACGCCAGCCTCACGAGCTGCCCGACCTTCGCCGTGCCCAACTACATGGCGCCCACCGCCTCGGCCAAGGCCAAGGTGAGGAACGACCGCGCGTTCGTGTCTGTGCAGGAGCCGAAGAAGAAGCGGTTCTCGTTCGGGTTGGGTCAGAGCATAGGCTCCCTGTTTGCCGGCAAGGAAACCATTAGCGGTGGCGGGTGTTGTGGATCAAAGAGCACGGGAAGACAAGGGAGGCACAGGTCCACGCAGTCTGTGGGCGGCATGAGCGTGGACTCCATTGTGTCGCTGCCTGTGGGAGCTGTTGCCGGCAGGAGGAGCAGCTTCATATAG
- the LOC135620246 gene encoding uncharacterized protein LOC135620246 isoform X2, whose amino-acid sequence MLSICSAAATCTSHAQASLHAGAKAFFPLRKVIDDRHIFKDELLFYIQDGTYASDKSLKTHATKYMHSLVVERPQGSGTLDSFILSPYRNESDDIVHGFPNDYLDTLPDSSCYSESEIYGLYPVADDIPGPETLPTELGRGIAASTPMPLSDTSDVTNNGFSDLKENVENFITGINQSVDASLGRAEDAVQSTYNTLKMSFMDAIESFTKSIESVFSTSLSSVYNSKEQAGGKLTGFSSMFKENVHGVGGLAIDTLRRAIVMLEDSLGNTASFLVYSYGSAKSLLPPNIKESLDLSEEKAIQIVEPVGAAFQKVYAIIEGFEKILGLDPTDPIVQFVLFFGSSAAIGTSYWFSKYGGYSGDLTPETTFMLLKDERDAVLIDVRPEDLREQDGVPDLRRGARSKYASVVLPEIDGSVRKLLKGGREVDYSLIAAVIRSLKIIKNESKVIVMDANGGHSKAIARSLKKLGVKNPYLVQGGFQSWVKNGLRIKELKPETALTLLNEEAEAIIEDIKPTPTLVIGYVVGISAAIYALLEWEKTLQVIGIIGLGQSLYRRVASYDDSKDLKKDVGLLLSPVRLGAQAFSWAATRLEPNKFGLPTSPSSTAVHDRVVQAAAKHESQPSDTNEPKGLPQESVIQTNENQVSEA is encoded by the exons ATGCTGTCCATTTGCTCGGCGGCAGCTACTTGTACTTCTCATGCACAG GCATCTCTCCATGCAGGTGCAAAGGCTTTTTTTCCTCTTCGGAAGGTTATAGATGATAGGCACATCTTTAAAGATGAGCTACTTTTCTACATCCAAGATGGTACTTATGCTAGTGAtaagtcactcaaaacacatgctACTAAATATATGCATTCACTAGTTGTGGAAAGACCTCAGGGATCAGGCACCTTAGACTCATTCATACTCTCTCCCTACCGGAATGAATCTGATGATATAGTTCACGGATTTCCAAATGACTACTTGGATACTTTGCCTGATAGCAGTTGTTACTCAGAAAGTGAAATATATGGTTTATATCCAGTTGCCGATGATATACCTGGGCCTGAAACTTTGCCCACTGAACTTGGAAGAGGTATTGCAGCAAGTACTCCAATGCCACTTTCTGACACATCTGATGTGACCAATAATGGATTCTCAGATCTTAAAGAAAATGTTGAGAATTTTATAACTGGAATTAATCAATCTGTAGATGCATCACTAGGAAGAGCTGAAGATGCTGTGCAGAGCACTTACAACACACTTAAGATGTCTTTTATGGATGCAATTGAAAGCTTCACAAAATCAATCGAAAGTGTGTTCAGTACTTCTCTTTCTTCGGTGTATAACTCCAAAGAACAAGCTGGTGGTAAATTGACAGGATTCTCTAGTATGTTTAAGGAAAATGTGCATGGAGTAGGTGGTCTAGCTATTGACACTCTGAGGCGAGCAATTGTTATGCTGGAGGATTCTTTGGGAAATACAGCATCATTTCTTGTATATTCTTATGGATCAGCAAAGTCATTGCTTCCACCAAATATTAAGGAGTCACTCGACTTGTCTGAGGAGAAAGCTATTCAAATTGTAGAGCCGGTTGGAGCTGCTTTTCAGAAG GTGTATGCCATTATTGAAGGGTTcgagaaaattcttggtttggatCCTACTGATCCAATTGTCCAGTTTGTACTTTTCTTTGGCAGCTCGGCTGCTATAGG AACATCTTACTGGTTTTCCAAATATGGCGGATACTCTGGTGATTTGACTCCTGAAACAACTTTTATGCTTCTGAAAGATGAACGGGATGCTGTACTTATTGATGTCCGGCCTGAG GATCTAAGGGAGCAAGATGGTGTTCCTGATTTGCGAAGAGGTGCTAGATCTAAATATGCAAGTGTGGTCCTTCCTGAG ATTGATGGTTCAGTAAGGAAACTGCTAAAGGGTGGGAGAGAAGTCGATTATTCTTTAATTGCAGCTGTCATCCGCAGCTTGAAAATTATAAAA AATGAGTCAAAGGTCATTGTTATGGATGCTAATGGTGGTCATTCTAAAGCCATTGCTAGATCCTTGAAGAAACTTGGTGTAAAG AATCCTTACTTGGTTCAAGGTGGCTTCCAATCTTGGGTCAAGAATGGTCTCCGCATTAAAGAGCTAAAACCCGAGACCGCATTGACATTACTGAATGag GAAGCTGAGGCAATCATTGAAGATATTAAGCCTACCCCAACACTTGTTATTGGATATGTCGTG GGCATTTCTGCAGCCATCTACGCTCTGCTAG AGTGGGAGAAGACACTGCAAGTTATTGGTATTATTGGCCTTGGGCAG AGTCTCTATCGAAGGGtggcttcatatgatgattctaagGATTTGAAGAAAGATGTTGG GTTGTTGCTGTCTCCAGTGCGACTCGGAGCTCAAGCATTCTCATGGGCAGCCACAAGACTAGAGCCGAACAAGTTTGGCCTACCGACATCGCCCTCATCAACCGCTGTGCATGATCGTGTTGTGCAAGCAGCTGCAAAGCATGAATCCCAACCATCCGATACCAACGAACCGAAAGGGCTGCCACAAGAATCAGTGATTCAGACTAATGAGAATCAAGTGTCGGAAGCATGA
- the LOC135620246 gene encoding uncharacterized protein LOC135620246 isoform X1, producing the protein MHIHKSLQRMNISICLIAFSSNVASLHAGAKAFFPLRKVIDDRHIFKDELLFYIQDGTYASDKSLKTHATKYMHSLVVERPQGSGTLDSFILSPYRNESDDIVHGFPNDYLDTLPDSSCYSESEIYGLYPVADDIPGPETLPTELGRGIAASTPMPLSDTSDVTNNGFSDLKENVENFITGINQSVDASLGRAEDAVQSTYNTLKMSFMDAIESFTKSIESVFSTSLSSVYNSKEQAGGKLTGFSSMFKENVHGVGGLAIDTLRRAIVMLEDSLGNTASFLVYSYGSAKSLLPPNIKESLDLSEEKAIQIVEPVGAAFQKVYAIIEGFEKILGLDPTDPIVQFVLFFGSSAAIGTSYWFSKYGGYSGDLTPETTFMLLKDERDAVLIDVRPEDLREQDGVPDLRRGARSKYASVVLPEIDGSVRKLLKGGREVDYSLIAAVIRSLKIIKNESKVIVMDANGGHSKAIARSLKKLGVKNPYLVQGGFQSWVKNGLRIKELKPETALTLLNEEAEAIIEDIKPTPTLVIGYVVGISAAIYALLEWEKTLQVIGIIGLGQSLYRRVASYDDSKDLKKDVGLLLSPVRLGAQAFSWAATRLEPNKFGLPTSPSSTAVHDRVVQAAAKHESQPSDTNEPKGLPQESVIQTNENQVSEA; encoded by the exons ATGCACATTCACAAGTCTCTGCAACGTATGAATATTAGCATTTGTCTGATCGCATTCAGTTCCAATGTG GCATCTCTCCATGCAGGTGCAAAGGCTTTTTTTCCTCTTCGGAAGGTTATAGATGATAGGCACATCTTTAAAGATGAGCTACTTTTCTACATCCAAGATGGTACTTATGCTAGTGAtaagtcactcaaaacacatgctACTAAATATATGCATTCACTAGTTGTGGAAAGACCTCAGGGATCAGGCACCTTAGACTCATTCATACTCTCTCCCTACCGGAATGAATCTGATGATATAGTTCACGGATTTCCAAATGACTACTTGGATACTTTGCCTGATAGCAGTTGTTACTCAGAAAGTGAAATATATGGTTTATATCCAGTTGCCGATGATATACCTGGGCCTGAAACTTTGCCCACTGAACTTGGAAGAGGTATTGCAGCAAGTACTCCAATGCCACTTTCTGACACATCTGATGTGACCAATAATGGATTCTCAGATCTTAAAGAAAATGTTGAGAATTTTATAACTGGAATTAATCAATCTGTAGATGCATCACTAGGAAGAGCTGAAGATGCTGTGCAGAGCACTTACAACACACTTAAGATGTCTTTTATGGATGCAATTGAAAGCTTCACAAAATCAATCGAAAGTGTGTTCAGTACTTCTCTTTCTTCGGTGTATAACTCCAAAGAACAAGCTGGTGGTAAATTGACAGGATTCTCTAGTATGTTTAAGGAAAATGTGCATGGAGTAGGTGGTCTAGCTATTGACACTCTGAGGCGAGCAATTGTTATGCTGGAGGATTCTTTGGGAAATACAGCATCATTTCTTGTATATTCTTATGGATCAGCAAAGTCATTGCTTCCACCAAATATTAAGGAGTCACTCGACTTGTCTGAGGAGAAAGCTATTCAAATTGTAGAGCCGGTTGGAGCTGCTTTTCAGAAG GTGTATGCCATTATTGAAGGGTTcgagaaaattcttggtttggatCCTACTGATCCAATTGTCCAGTTTGTACTTTTCTTTGGCAGCTCGGCTGCTATAGG AACATCTTACTGGTTTTCCAAATATGGCGGATACTCTGGTGATTTGACTCCTGAAACAACTTTTATGCTTCTGAAAGATGAACGGGATGCTGTACTTATTGATGTCCGGCCTGAG GATCTAAGGGAGCAAGATGGTGTTCCTGATTTGCGAAGAGGTGCTAGATCTAAATATGCAAGTGTGGTCCTTCCTGAG ATTGATGGTTCAGTAAGGAAACTGCTAAAGGGTGGGAGAGAAGTCGATTATTCTTTAATTGCAGCTGTCATCCGCAGCTTGAAAATTATAAAA AATGAGTCAAAGGTCATTGTTATGGATGCTAATGGTGGTCATTCTAAAGCCATTGCTAGATCCTTGAAGAAACTTGGTGTAAAG AATCCTTACTTGGTTCAAGGTGGCTTCCAATCTTGGGTCAAGAATGGTCTCCGCATTAAAGAGCTAAAACCCGAGACCGCATTGACATTACTGAATGag GAAGCTGAGGCAATCATTGAAGATATTAAGCCTACCCCAACACTTGTTATTGGATATGTCGTG GGCATTTCTGCAGCCATCTACGCTCTGCTAG AGTGGGAGAAGACACTGCAAGTTATTGGTATTATTGGCCTTGGGCAG AGTCTCTATCGAAGGGtggcttcatatgatgattctaagGATTTGAAGAAAGATGTTGG GTTGTTGCTGTCTCCAGTGCGACTCGGAGCTCAAGCATTCTCATGGGCAGCCACAAGACTAGAGCCGAACAAGTTTGGCCTACCGACATCGCCCTCATCAACCGCTGTGCATGATCGTGTTGTGCAAGCAGCTGCAAAGCATGAATCCCAACCATCCGATACCAACGAACCGAAAGGGCTGCCACAAGAATCAGTGATTCAGACTAATGAGAATCAAGTGTCGGAAGCATGA
- the LOC135620246 gene encoding uncharacterized protein LOC135620246 isoform X3: MHIHKSLQRMNISICLIAFSSNVASLHAGAKAFFPLRKVIDDRHIFKDELLFYIQDGTYASDKSLKTHATKYMHSLVVERPQGSGTLDSFILSPYRNESDDIVHGFPNDYLDTLPDSSCYSESEIYGLYPVADDIPGPETLPTELGRGIAASTPMPLSDTSDVTNNGFSDLKENVENFITGINQSVDASLGRAEDAVQSTYNTLKMSFMDAIESFTKSIESVFSTSLSSVYNSKEQAGGKLTGFSSMFKENVHGVGGLAIDTLRRAIVMLEDSLGNTASFLVYSYGSAKSLLPPNIKESLDLSEEKAIQIVEPVGAAFQKVYAIIEGFEKILGLDPTDPIVQFVLFFGSSAAIGTSYWFSKYGGYSGDLTPETTFMLLKDERDAVLIDVRPEDLREQDGVPDLRRGARSKYASVVLPEIDGSVRKLLKGGREVDYSLIAAVIRSLKIIKNESKVIVMDANGGHSKAIARSLKKLGVKNPYLVQGGFQSWVKNGLRIKELKPETALTLLNENVCRKLRQSLKILSLPQHLLLDMSWAFLQPSTLC, from the exons ATGCACATTCACAAGTCTCTGCAACGTATGAATATTAGCATTTGTCTGATCGCATTCAGTTCCAATGTG GCATCTCTCCATGCAGGTGCAAAGGCTTTTTTTCCTCTTCGGAAGGTTATAGATGATAGGCACATCTTTAAAGATGAGCTACTTTTCTACATCCAAGATGGTACTTATGCTAGTGAtaagtcactcaaaacacatgctACTAAATATATGCATTCACTAGTTGTGGAAAGACCTCAGGGATCAGGCACCTTAGACTCATTCATACTCTCTCCCTACCGGAATGAATCTGATGATATAGTTCACGGATTTCCAAATGACTACTTGGATACTTTGCCTGATAGCAGTTGTTACTCAGAAAGTGAAATATATGGTTTATATCCAGTTGCCGATGATATACCTGGGCCTGAAACTTTGCCCACTGAACTTGGAAGAGGTATTGCAGCAAGTACTCCAATGCCACTTTCTGACACATCTGATGTGACCAATAATGGATTCTCAGATCTTAAAGAAAATGTTGAGAATTTTATAACTGGAATTAATCAATCTGTAGATGCATCACTAGGAAGAGCTGAAGATGCTGTGCAGAGCACTTACAACACACTTAAGATGTCTTTTATGGATGCAATTGAAAGCTTCACAAAATCAATCGAAAGTGTGTTCAGTACTTCTCTTTCTTCGGTGTATAACTCCAAAGAACAAGCTGGTGGTAAATTGACAGGATTCTCTAGTATGTTTAAGGAAAATGTGCATGGAGTAGGTGGTCTAGCTATTGACACTCTGAGGCGAGCAATTGTTATGCTGGAGGATTCTTTGGGAAATACAGCATCATTTCTTGTATATTCTTATGGATCAGCAAAGTCATTGCTTCCACCAAATATTAAGGAGTCACTCGACTTGTCTGAGGAGAAAGCTATTCAAATTGTAGAGCCGGTTGGAGCTGCTTTTCAGAAG GTGTATGCCATTATTGAAGGGTTcgagaaaattcttggtttggatCCTACTGATCCAATTGTCCAGTTTGTACTTTTCTTTGGCAGCTCGGCTGCTATAGG AACATCTTACTGGTTTTCCAAATATGGCGGATACTCTGGTGATTTGACTCCTGAAACAACTTTTATGCTTCTGAAAGATGAACGGGATGCTGTACTTATTGATGTCCGGCCTGAG GATCTAAGGGAGCAAGATGGTGTTCCTGATTTGCGAAGAGGTGCTAGATCTAAATATGCAAGTGTGGTCCTTCCTGAG ATTGATGGTTCAGTAAGGAAACTGCTAAAGGGTGGGAGAGAAGTCGATTATTCTTTAATTGCAGCTGTCATCCGCAGCTTGAAAATTATAAAA AATGAGTCAAAGGTCATTGTTATGGATGCTAATGGTGGTCATTCTAAAGCCATTGCTAGATCCTTGAAGAAACTTGGTGTAAAG AATCCTTACTTGGTTCAAGGTGGCTTCCAATCTTGGGTCAAGAATGGTCTCCGCATTAAAGAGCTAAAACCCGAGACCGCATTGACATTACTGAATGag AATGTGTGCAGGAAGCTGAGGCAATCATTGAAGATATTAAGCCTACCCCAACACTTGTTATTGGATATGTCGTG GGCATTTCTGCAGCCATCTACGCTCTGCTAG